The following proteins come from a genomic window of Salvia hispanica cultivar TCC Black 2014 chromosome 4, UniMelb_Shisp_WGS_1.0, whole genome shotgun sequence:
- the LOC125223107 gene encoding protein BPS1, chloroplastic-like — MSRPQEPHRPFLPFGNPFRKMSPKGSYLSPKLLALLNTFEETLQGRIKNLRPVGRDDVLRLSWMRFAMDTLCEIHTDVKALITALELPVSDWDDKWIDAYLDDSVQLLDICIAFSSEISQLKQGHLFLKCVLRNFGDAPAKQLERARSSADRWKQHVAKKNPRFENCFSAMDVLAEKLDLPKIKNSAKGKILMQAMYGVKVVSLLVCSIFAAAFSGSTKKLLDLQVPETFSWAVAFSELQAFVNTEIRSLHSNGRTTILKELEAVDTDVKKLYPIVQEGGNAVEAQVLENSISDLGKSAEKLSQGLDLLAKDVDKFFQIVLMGRDALLGNLRIGGSASNRVHRVNINVGGPMVR, encoded by the coding sequence ATGAGCCGCCCACAAGAACCACACAGGCCTTTCCTCCCCTTTGGAAACCCTTTCCGTAAGATGTCACCAAAGGGTTCATACCTGTCCCCTAAACTTCTTGCTTTGTTGAATACCTTTGAAGAGACATTGCAGGGTAGGATTAAAAATCTTAGGCCAGTAGGTAGAGATGATGTCCTGCGCTTATCGTGGATGAGGTTTGCGATGGACACACTCTGTGAAATTCATACCGACGTGAAAGCATTAATTACGGCACTTGAACTCCCCGTTTCTGATTGGGATGATAAATGGATAGATGCATATCTAGATGATAGTGTACAGCTGCTTGATATCTGCATTGCTTTCAGCTCCGAGATATCTCAGCTGAAACAGGGCCACCTCTTTCTTAAATGTGTCTTGCGCAACTTTGGTGATGCTCCTGCAAAACAGCTTGAACGTGCCCGTTCTTCCGCCGACAGATGGAAGCAACATGTTGCCAAGAAGAATCCAAGATTTGAAAACTGCTTCTCTGCCATGGATGTCCTGGCTGAAAAACTGGACTTACCAAAAATCAAGAACTCCGCCAAGGGAAAGATCTTGATGCAAGCAATGTATGGAGTCAAGGTTGTTAGTCTCTTGGTATGTAGCATATTTGCCGCTGCATTCTCTGGTTCCACAAAGAAGTTGTTGGACCTACAGGTTCCCGAAACTTTCTCATGGGCAGTGGCGTTTTCTGAGCTCCAGGCTTTTGTAAATACTGAAATAAGAAGCCTACATTCGAATGGGAGGACCACGATACTGAAGGAGCTAGAAGCTGTTGACACAGATGTGAAGAAGTTATACCCAATTGTGCAAGAAGGGGGGAACGCGGTTGAAGCTCAAGTATTGGAAAACTCGATATCAGATCTAGGAAAATCAGCAGAAAAACTCTCACAGGGACTTGATCTACTCGCAAAGGACGTAGACAAGTTCTTCCAGATAGTCCTAATGGGACGTGATGCTTTACTCGGTAACCTTAGGATTGGTGGCAGTGCATCTAATAGAGTGCATCGAGTGAACATCAATGTTGGAGGCCCAATGGTTAGGTGA